From Lysobacter silvisoli, the proteins below share one genomic window:
- a CDS encoding YicC/YloC family endoribonuclease: protein MIRSMTAFASGERVTEWGTLGCELRSVNHRFLELGLRLPDELRALEPALRERVAARVSRGKLDLALRLRAPEGASALQLNPSRLRELGDLAIDLQARFPGLHTDFTQLLAFPGVLQAQAADPAALHAAALELLEAVLDEFLAAREREGGKLAAVISERVDGIAAIAADVRALMPAIRSGQRTKLETRLADLAQNNGIGFEPGRVEQELVLWLQKLDVDEELDRLDSHVAEARRVLKLREAVGRRLDFLLQEFNREANTLGSKSVDARSSAAAVELKVLIDQVREQIQNIE, encoded by the coding sequence ATGATCCGCAGCATGACCGCGTTCGCCAGCGGCGAACGCGTCACCGAATGGGGCACGCTCGGCTGCGAGCTGCGCTCGGTCAACCACCGCTTCCTGGAGCTGGGCCTGCGCCTGCCCGACGAGCTGCGCGCGCTGGAACCGGCGTTGCGCGAGCGCGTGGCCGCCCGGGTCAGCCGCGGCAAGCTGGACCTGGCCCTGCGCCTGCGCGCGCCCGAGGGCGCCAGCGCGCTGCAGCTCAACCCCAGCCGCCTGCGCGAACTCGGCGATCTGGCCATCGACCTGCAGGCGCGCTTCCCCGGCCTGCACACCGACTTCACCCAGCTGCTGGCCTTTCCCGGCGTGCTGCAGGCGCAGGCCGCCGATCCGGCCGCGCTGCACGCCGCCGCGCTGGAACTGCTGGAGGCGGTGCTGGACGAGTTTCTGGCCGCGCGCGAACGCGAGGGCGGCAAGCTGGCCGCGGTGATCTCCGAGCGCGTCGACGGCATCGCCGCCATCGCCGCGGACGTGCGCGCGCTGATGCCGGCCATCCGCAGCGGCCAGCGCACCAAGCTGGAAACGCGCCTGGCCGACCTGGCCCAGAACAACGGCATCGGCTTCGAGCCGGGCCGGGTCGAGCAGGAACTGGTGCTGTGGCTGCAGAAGCTGGACGTGGACGAGGAGCTGGACCGGCTCGACTCGCACGTGGCCGAAGCGCGGCGCGTGCTCAAGCTGCGCGAAGCCGTCGGCCGCCGCCTGGACTTCCTGCTGCAGGAGTTCAACCGCGAGGCCAACACCCTGGGCTCCAAGTCCGTGGACGCGCGCAGCTCGGCCGCGGCGGTGGAGCTGAAGGTGTTGATCGATCAGGTGCGCGAGCAGATCCAGAATATCGAGTAA
- a CDS encoding DUF1631 domain-containing protein, with amino-acid sequence MSVTFEPLGRSYPRPTLASAAMPKRVRRVLEHLYALVSDEVARTLDHMLAEYEQQLFRQADQARNASLQAVHLETLRLVRLNRVDLVPRYLVGLEAALTKVREPVASAAEQAALPTFRDLRLVDDQEVDESTVLRSIATRQESRASLPLMLLGQRFGVLAGAPAYDAERLPVGPHSLGRILAEACATLQISQEAKFDLYRVYDQHVMSGYAQLVEAMNALLARENVLPSLSFVPIRARPTAQNPERSADAARRGRDDAQRGPRGARAYTAWSGQADAGAAAPMDEGDYASLQQLLSGRRDLLGKLRPGAPPTPRPPLDTADVQSALRALQAAPAPTAGNTSRSVSDLRQNLLVQARQQRGEAATLSREDSDAFELLDLFYGEIERELRGDAVTAGLLGRLQVPLLRLALQDRAFFVRSQHPARQLLNAVAEAGASWIPKEEADPQLNDQLRRAVDHVVEHYDGDATVFEAANQNLQDHLKSMARKAEVAERRHVEAARGKEKLELAKRQAGEAIEAAVQGQPLPKFVQALLTQAWSDVLTLTLLRHGEESEEWRRQLEATGQIVSANVVGASVPAPGGLDGDIEHSLTLVGYHADEANAISRQLTAGAAAGNDDTASRTELAMKLKARARLGDDGGSTRRELPPRSEHEQQCWEHVRTLPFGTWFEFVTNQQGDVIRRRLSWFSTITDNALFVNQRGQRIGEQSLDSLARAMAQGQVRVVTAEKGRLVDRAWNAALNVLRSFVGNSAQEAEA; translated from the coding sequence ATGTCCGTCACGTTCGAGCCCCTAGGCAGGTCCTACCCTCGGCCCACGCTGGCCTCGGCGGCCATGCCCAAACGCGTGCGCCGCGTGCTCGAGCACCTCTACGCCCTGGTCTCGGACGAGGTGGCGCGCACGCTCGATCACATGCTGGCCGAGTACGAGCAGCAGCTGTTCCGCCAGGCCGATCAGGCGCGCAATGCCAGCCTGCAGGCCGTGCACCTGGAAACCCTGCGCCTGGTGCGGCTCAACCGCGTCGATCTGGTGCCGCGCTATCTGGTCGGGCTGGAAGCGGCGCTGACCAAGGTCCGCGAGCCGGTGGCGAGCGCCGCCGAGCAGGCCGCGCTGCCGACCTTCCGCGACCTGCGCCTGGTCGACGATCAGGAAGTGGACGAAAGCACCGTGCTGCGCAGCATCGCCACGCGCCAGGAATCGCGCGCCAGCCTGCCGCTGATGCTGCTGGGCCAGCGCTTCGGCGTGCTCGCCGGCGCGCCGGCCTACGATGCCGAGCGCCTGCCGGTGGGCCCGCACAGCCTGGGCCGGATCCTGGCCGAGGCCTGCGCGACGCTGCAGATCAGCCAGGAAGCCAAGTTCGACCTGTACCGCGTCTACGACCAGCACGTGATGAGCGGCTACGCCCAGTTGGTGGAGGCGATGAACGCGCTGCTGGCGCGCGAGAACGTGCTGCCCAGCCTGTCGTTCGTGCCGATCCGCGCGCGCCCGACCGCGCAGAACCCCGAGCGCAGCGCCGACGCCGCACGCCGCGGTCGCGACGACGCCCAGCGCGGCCCGCGCGGCGCGCGCGCCTACACCGCCTGGAGCGGCCAGGCCGATGCCGGCGCAGCCGCGCCGATGGACGAAGGCGATTACGCCTCGCTGCAGCAACTGCTGTCCGGCCGCCGCGATCTGCTGGGCAAGCTGCGCCCCGGCGCGCCGCCCACGCCGCGGCCGCCGCTGGACACCGCCGACGTGCAGAGCGCGCTGCGCGCGCTGCAGGCCGCGCCGGCACCGACCGCCGGCAACACCAGCCGCAGCGTGTCCGACCTGCGCCAGAACCTGCTGGTGCAGGCGCGCCAGCAGCGCGGCGAAGCGGCCACGCTGTCGCGCGAGGACAGCGACGCGTTCGAACTGCTGGACCTGTTCTACGGCGAGATCGAGCGCGAATTGCGCGGCGACGCCGTCACCGCCGGCCTGCTCGGCCGCCTGCAGGTGCCGCTGCTGCGCCTGGCGCTGCAGGACCGCGCCTTCTTCGTGCGCAGCCAGCACCCGGCGCGGCAGCTGCTCAACGCCGTGGCCGAGGCCGGCGCCAGCTGGATTCCCAAGGAAGAGGCCGACCCGCAGCTCAACGACCAGCTGCGGCGCGCGGTCGACCACGTGGTCGAGCATTACGACGGCGACGCCACGGTGTTCGAGGCCGCCAACCAGAACCTGCAGGATCATCTCAAGTCGATGGCGCGCAAGGCCGAAGTGGCCGAACGCCGCCACGTCGAGGCCGCGCGCGGCAAGGAAAAGCTGGAGCTGGCCAAGCGCCAGGCCGGCGAGGCGATCGAGGCCGCGGTGCAAGGCCAGCCGCTGCCCAAGTTCGTGCAGGCGCTGCTGACCCAGGCCTGGTCCGACGTGCTCACCCTGACCCTGCTGCGCCATGGCGAGGAGTCGGAGGAATGGCGTCGCCAGCTCGAGGCCACCGGCCAGATCGTGTCGGCCAACGTGGTCGGCGCGTCGGTGCCGGCGCCCGGCGGGCTGGACGGCGACATCGAGCACTCGCTGACCCTGGTGGGCTACCACGCCGACGAGGCCAACGCGATCTCGCGCCAGCTCACCGCGGGCGCGGCCGCGGGCAACGACGACACCGCCTCGCGCACCGAGCTGGCGATGAAGCTCAAGGCGCGCGCGCGCCTGGGCGACGACGGCGGCAGCACGCGGCGCGAACTGCCGCCGCGCAGCGAGCACGAGCAGCAGTGCTGGGAGCACGTGCGCACCCTGCCCTTCGGCACCTGGTTCGAATTCGTGACCAACCAGCAGGGCGACGTGATCCGGCGCCGGCTGTCGTGGTTCAGCACCATCACCGACAACGCCCTGTTCGTGAACCAGCGCGGCCAGCGCATCGGCGAGCAGTCGCTGGACAGCCTGGCGCGGGCGATGGCGCAGGGCCAGGTGCGCGTGGTCACCGCCGAGAAGGGCCGCCTGGTCGACCGCGCCTGGAACGCCGCGCTCAACGTGCTGCGCAGCTTCGTCGGCAATAGCGCGCAGGAGGCCGAGGCATGA
- a CDS encoding antibiotic biosynthesis monooxygenase family protein: MAIWQYEVRAGAEAEFETLYGADGAWVTLFREHAGYLGTDLLRDADSGRYLSIDRWRSEADYRSFLAADPTRYANLDAQGDALTLSERRIGHYSPTAAP, translated from the coding sequence GTGGCGATCTGGCAGTACGAGGTCCGCGCCGGCGCCGAGGCCGAGTTCGAAACCTTGTACGGCGCCGACGGCGCCTGGGTGACGCTGTTCCGCGAACACGCCGGTTACCTGGGCACCGACCTGCTGCGCGACGCCGACAGCGGCCGCTACCTGAGCATCGACCGCTGGCGCAGCGAAGCCGACTACCGCAGCTTCCTGGCCGCCGACCCTACCCGCTACGCCAACCTGGACGCGCAGGGCGACGCGCTGACCCTGTCCGAACGCCGCATCGGCCACTACTCCCCCACCGCCGCGCCATGA
- a CDS encoding VOC family protein, with the protein MSAGGRALGALTLLVRDYDEAIDYYTRALGFALLEDTDLGGGKRWVRIAPAAANQTCLLLAQPGDAAQAARVGDQTGGRVGYFLYTDDFARDHAAMTAHGVKFREAPRYEAYGTVAVFEDLYGNLWDLLEPKR; encoded by the coding sequence GTGAGCGCGGGCGGCCGCGCGCTGGGCGCGCTGACCCTGCTGGTGCGCGACTACGACGAGGCCATCGACTACTACACCCGCGCGCTGGGCTTCGCCCTGCTCGAAGACACCGACCTGGGCGGCGGCAAGCGCTGGGTGCGGATCGCACCGGCGGCCGCCAACCAGACCTGCCTGCTGCTGGCCCAGCCCGGCGACGCGGCCCAGGCCGCGCGCGTCGGCGACCAGACCGGCGGCCGGGTCGGCTACTTCCTCTACACCGACGACTTCGCCCGCGACCACGCGGCGATGACGGCGCACGGGGTGAAATTCCGCGAAGCGCCGCGCTACGAGGCCTACGGCACCGTGGCGGTGTTCGAAGACCTGTACGGCAACCTCTGGGACCTGTTGGAGCCGAAGCGATGA
- the rdgB gene encoding RdgB/HAM1 family non-canonical purine NTP pyrophosphatase — MKLVLASSNPGKLTELRELLADTGIELIAQSDLGVDDAEETATTFVENALLKARHASAASGLPALADDSGICVDALGGAPGLYSARYSGVHGDAQANIDKLLTAMADVPDSQRAAHFYAVIVLLRHADDPQPIIAEGVWPGRIIRERRGTGGFGYNPVFLDEDHGLTAAEMDTELKNRLSHRGRALAALREKLLAQLR; from the coding sequence ATGAAACTGGTGCTGGCGAGCAGCAACCCCGGCAAGCTGACCGAGCTGCGCGAGCTGCTGGCCGACACCGGCATCGAGCTGATCGCGCAGAGCGATCTGGGCGTGGACGACGCCGAGGAAACCGCCACCACCTTCGTCGAGAACGCGCTGCTGAAGGCGCGCCACGCCAGCGCCGCCAGCGGCCTGCCGGCGCTGGCCGACGATTCGGGCATCTGCGTGGACGCGCTGGGCGGCGCGCCGGGCCTGTATTCGGCGCGCTATTCCGGCGTGCACGGCGACGCCCAGGCCAACATCGACAAGCTGCTGACGGCGATGGCCGACGTGCCCGATAGTCAGCGCGCCGCGCATTTCTATGCGGTGATCGTGCTGCTGCGCCATGCCGACGATCCGCAGCCGATCATCGCCGAGGGCGTGTGGCCGGGCCGGATCATCCGCGAGCGCCGCGGCACCGGCGGCTTCGGCTACAACCCGGTGTTCCTGGACGAAGACCACGGCCTGACCGCGGCGGAGATGGACACCGAACTGAAGAACCGCCTCAGCCACCGCGGCCGCGCCCTGGCGGCGCTGCGCGAGAAACTGCTGGCCCAGCTGCGGTAG
- the gmk gene encoding guanylate kinase, translated as MRGTLYIVAAPSGAGKSSIVNAVLARDPNISLSISFTSRQPRPGERHAEHYHFVSAEEFEGMVEAGDFFEHARVHGDWKGTARQSVEPQLASGRDVLLEIDWQGARQVRAKVPGAVSVFILPPSRQALETRMRTRGQDSEDVISQRLAAAREEMSHYGEFDYVIVNEHFDTAVSEMCAIFVASRLRREPQVARHSRLLMQLLADEG; from the coding sequence ATGCGCGGAACCCTCTACATCGTCGCCGCTCCCTCCGGAGCCGGAAAATCCAGCATCGTCAACGCGGTGCTGGCCCGCGATCCGAACATCAGCCTGTCGATCTCGTTCACCTCGCGCCAGCCGCGGCCGGGCGAGCGCCATGCCGAGCACTACCACTTCGTCAGCGCCGAGGAATTCGAGGGCATGGTCGAGGCGGGCGACTTCTTCGAGCACGCGCGCGTGCACGGCGACTGGAAGGGCACCGCGCGCCAGTCGGTGGAGCCGCAGCTGGCTTCCGGCCGCGACGTGCTGCTGGAGATCGACTGGCAGGGCGCGCGCCAGGTGCGCGCCAAGGTGCCCGGCGCGGTCAGCGTGTTCATCCTGCCGCCGTCGCGGCAGGCGCTGGAAACGCGCATGCGCACCCGCGGCCAGGACAGCGAGGACGTGATCAGCCAGCGCCTGGCGGCCGCGCGCGAAGAGATGTCGCACTACGGCGAGTTCGACTACGTGATCGTCAACGAGCACTTCGACACCGCCGTGAGCGAGATGTGCGCGATCTTCGTCGCCAGCCGCCTGCGCCGCGAGCCGCAAGTGGCCCGCCATTCGCGCCTGCTGATGCAGCTGCTGGCCGACGAGGGCTGA
- the rph gene encoding ribonuclease PH, which yields MTGTSAAPSDAPVRPSGRTPGQLREVRIERGYTAHAEGSVLVSFGQTRVLCTASVENKVPAFLRGKGEGWVTAEYGMLPRSTHTRNDREAARGKQGGRTLEIQRLIGRALRACIDRKALGERTITLDCDVLQADGGTRTAAITGAYVALVDAVRWLLARREIAKDPIFGAVAAVSVGVYRGVPVLDLDYAEDSDCDTDMNVVMNDGGGFIELQGTAEGHAFRREELDGLLALAEAGIAELIQRQREALAP from the coding sequence ATGACCGGCACTTCCGCCGCCCCTTCCGACGCCCCAGTCCGGCCCAGCGGGCGCACGCCCGGGCAGCTGCGCGAGGTCCGCATCGAACGCGGCTACACCGCCCACGCCGAGGGCTCGGTGCTGGTCAGCTTCGGCCAGACCCGGGTGCTGTGCACCGCCAGCGTCGAGAACAAGGTGCCTGCGTTCCTGCGCGGCAAGGGCGAGGGCTGGGTCACCGCCGAATACGGCATGCTGCCGCGCTCCACCCACACCCGCAACGACCGCGAGGCCGCGCGCGGCAAGCAAGGCGGCCGCACCCTGGAAATCCAGCGCCTGATCGGCCGCGCCCTGCGCGCCTGCATCGACCGCAAGGCCCTGGGCGAGCGCACCATCACCCTGGACTGCGACGTGCTGCAGGCCGACGGCGGCACCCGCACCGCCGCGATCACCGGCGCCTACGTGGCCCTGGTCGACGCGGTGCGCTGGCTGCTGGCGCGGCGCGAGATCGCCAAGGACCCGATCTTCGGCGCGGTCGCCGCGGTGTCGGTGGGCGTGTACCGCGGCGTGCCGGTGCTGGACCTGGACTACGCCGAAGACAGCGATTGCGACACCGACATGAACGTGGTCATGAACGACGGCGGCGGATTCATCGAGCTGCAAGGCACCGCCGAGGGCCACGCGTTCCGGCGCGAGGAACTGGACGGCCTGCTCGCCCTGGCCGAAGCCGGCATCGCCGAGCTGATCCAGCGCCAGCGCGAGGCGCTGGCGCCGTGA
- the hemW gene encoding radical SAM family heme chaperone HemW: MLTTPPLSLYVHLPWCVRKCPYCDFNSHEGRGALPFAAYVDALLADLDHDLPLVWGRTVQTVFFGGGTPSLFPPEAIDRFLQAASARLRFAPGCEITLETNPGTAEHGRFELYRAAGVNRLSFGIQSFDDGCLKRLGRIHDSGEAEAAVKLAQDAGYDNFNLDLMYALPEQTLAMAERDLERAFALQPTHVSHYQLTLEPNTVFAARPPQGIPDDDGAWDMQEHCQALLAAHGYAQYEVSAYARPDRRCAHNVNYWRYGDYLGIGAGAHGKITLGAEQTVLRRWKIKHPTQYLVHAGSAQAIGGDDRIEPARRPFEFMLNALRLVDGFALADFEARTGLDRAAIAAPLATAVAEGWLEHDGQRVRPTDLGRRYTNNVVSLFLDD; the protein is encoded by the coding sequence ATGCTGACCACGCCGCCGCTGTCGCTGTACGTGCACCTGCCCTGGTGCGTGCGCAAGTGCCCCTACTGCGATTTCAACTCGCACGAAGGCCGCGGCGCGCTGCCGTTCGCGGCCTATGTGGATGCGCTGCTGGCCGACCTGGACCACGACCTGCCGCTGGTCTGGGGCCGCACCGTGCAGACCGTGTTCTTCGGCGGCGGCACGCCCAGCCTGTTTCCGCCCGAGGCCATCGACCGTTTCCTGCAGGCCGCCAGCGCGCGCCTGCGCTTCGCGCCGGGCTGCGAGATCACCCTGGAAACCAACCCCGGCACCGCCGAGCACGGCCGCTTCGAGCTCTACCGCGCGGCCGGCGTGAACCGGCTCAGCTTCGGCATCCAGAGCTTCGACGACGGCTGCCTGAAGCGCCTGGGCCGCATCCACGACAGCGGCGAGGCCGAAGCCGCGGTCAAGCTGGCCCAGGATGCGGGCTACGACAATTTCAACCTGGACCTGATGTACGCGCTGCCGGAGCAGACCCTGGCCATGGCCGAGCGCGACCTGGAGCGCGCGTTCGCGCTGCAGCCCACGCATGTCTCGCACTACCAGCTGACCCTGGAACCCAACACCGTGTTCGCCGCGCGCCCGCCGCAGGGCATCCCCGACGACGACGGCGCCTGGGACATGCAGGAGCACTGCCAGGCCCTGCTGGCCGCGCACGGCTACGCCCAGTACGAGGTCAGCGCCTACGCCCGCCCCGACCGCCGCTGCGCGCACAACGTCAATTACTGGCGCTACGGCGACTACCTGGGCATCGGCGCCGGCGCCCACGGCAAGATCACCCTGGGCGCGGAGCAGACCGTGCTGCGGCGCTGGAAGATCAAGCACCCCACCCAGTACCTGGTCCACGCCGGCAGCGCGCAGGCCATCGGCGGCGACGACCGCATCGAGCCGGCGCGGCGCCCGTTCGAATTCATGCTCAATGCCCTGCGCCTGGTCGACGGCTTCGCCCTGGCCGATTTCGAAGCGCGCACCGGCCTGGACCGCGCCGCCATCGCCGCGCCGCTGGCCACCGCGGTCGCCGAGGGCTGGCTGGAGCACGACGGGCAGCGGGTGCGGCCGACCGATTTGGGCCGCCGCTACACCAATAATGTGGTTTCGTTGTTCCTCGACGACTGA
- a CDS encoding bifunctional diguanylate cyclase/phosphodiesterase, protein MGATRDSDGYAESAQSDHPEGRHGFGASVDPADAALLQRPKPLGLPAWGWSLLALLLGVGLTLWLGGAQHRRVVDDRTAALDAGAQRVFHSLNDRLHACELLLRSVQTLFLTSDEVTAQEFANLYANVRPRERFPSLQAMGYSRRETRVDGDHYITDLVAPLAGNERVLGLDVNLQPTNLVGVLASRDSDSAVLSAPFRLAQQSPSDPSRDGVTMRLPVFSAGPPPATLEERRARMRGSIAISFRAGQLIDASLDEDVRRNLHIQVDDVTDNTVATLFASGPTPAHDTGFRFARELNYGGRRWRVRMQALEAVTSRPDGRNWVLLPGLLASVLLALLVWSVARTRRLALELGSRMSRRYRESEERFRALNELLPALVLLARRDDGRISYANQASRARLGETVYEVPLPELFEDQLLRDKLRAADLVDCANAEAMLRSVNGDRFWANVSITSVVLEGRSRLLMVASDISEQRQLTELLTFQASHDALTELYNRREFERRVERVLAGIAAGAPPCALLYIDLDQFKLINDTSGHVAGDQLLTQLATMMSEHLRGGDVLARLGGDEFGVLATEVHDLAGATLVAERLREHIDGYVFVWEQRTYTITASIGGVMLDRPNTTLKDLLSQADTACYMAKESGRNRVHFYSEHDDDAARRRSEMEWANRLRWAIDEGRLLLKYQEVWPLSDEAETGLHLELLLRFRDQEGRLVVPGAFIPAAERYGLMPMLDRWVIETALANFDRLHPNGAKLRTATINLSGASIEDETLADLILALLRKHEVAPERVCFEITETVAVRNLAQVARFIERLRAVGCRFALDDFGAGMSSFGYLKNLPVDIIKIDGAFIRDLLTDPMSHAIVKAVTDIGHQRGLKVIAEWVTSDEILLELGAMGVDYAQGYALHQPEPVPFHRR, encoded by the coding sequence TTGGGGGCGACCAGGGATTCAGACGGTTACGCGGAGTCTGCGCAGTCCGACCACCCCGAGGGCCGGCACGGCTTCGGCGCGTCCGTCGATCCGGCCGATGCCGCGCTGCTGCAGCGGCCCAAGCCGCTGGGCCTGCCGGCCTGGGGCTGGAGCCTGCTGGCGCTGTTGCTGGGCGTGGGCCTGACCCTGTGGCTGGGCGGCGCGCAGCACCGCCGCGTGGTCGACGACCGCACCGCCGCGCTGGATGCCGGCGCGCAACGCGTGTTCCATTCCCTGAACGACCGCCTGCACGCCTGCGAACTGCTGCTGCGTTCGGTGCAGACCCTGTTCCTGACCTCCGATGAGGTCACCGCGCAAGAGTTCGCCAACCTCTACGCCAACGTGCGCCCGCGCGAGCGTTTCCCCAGCCTGCAGGCCATGGGCTATTCGCGCCGCGAGACGCGCGTGGACGGCGACCACTACATCACCGACCTGGTCGCGCCGCTGGCCGGCAACGAGCGCGTGCTGGGCCTGGACGTGAACCTGCAGCCTACCAACCTGGTAGGCGTGCTGGCTTCGCGCGACAGCGACAGCGCGGTGCTGTCGGCGCCGTTCCGCCTGGCCCAACAAAGTCCATCCGACCCTTCGCGCGACGGCGTGACCATGCGCCTGCCGGTGTTCAGCGCCGGCCCGCCGCCGGCCACGCTGGAAGAACGGCGCGCGCGCATGCGCGGCTCCATCGCGATCTCGTTCCGCGCCGGCCAGCTGATCGACGCCAGCCTGGACGAGGACGTGCGCCGCAACCTGCACATCCAGGTCGACGACGTCACCGACAACACCGTGGCCACGCTGTTCGCCAGTGGCCCGACGCCCGCGCACGACACCGGCTTCCGTTTCGCCCGCGAGCTGAACTATGGCGGCCGCCGCTGGCGCGTGCGCATGCAGGCGCTGGAGGCGGTGACCTCGCGCCCGGACGGCCGCAACTGGGTGCTGCTGCCGGGGCTGCTCGCCAGCGTGCTGCTGGCGCTGCTGGTGTGGTCGGTCGCGCGTACGCGCCGGCTGGCGCTGGAGCTGGGCTCGCGCATGAGCCGGCGCTACCGCGAAAGCGAGGAACGCTTCCGCGCGCTCAACGAACTGCTGCCGGCGCTGGTGCTGCTGGCGCGCCGCGACGACGGCCGCATCTCCTACGCCAACCAGGCCTCGCGCGCGCGCCTGGGCGAGACCGTGTACGAAGTGCCGCTGCCGGAGCTGTTCGAGGACCAGTTGCTGCGCGACAAGCTGCGCGCGGCCGATCTGGTCGACTGCGCCAACGCGGAGGCCATGCTGCGCAGCGTCAACGGCGACCGCTTCTGGGCCAACGTGTCGATCACCAGCGTGGTGCTGGAAGGGCGCTCGCGCCTGCTGATGGTGGCCTCCGACATTTCCGAGCAGCGCCAGCTCACCGAACTGCTGACCTTCCAGGCCAGTCACGACGCGCTGACCGAGCTGTACAACCGGCGCGAGTTCGAGCGCCGGGTCGAGCGGGTGTTGGCCGGCATCGCGGCCGGCGCACCGCCCTGTGCGCTGCTGTACATCGATCTGGACCAGTTCAAGCTCATCAACGACACCTCCGGCCACGTCGCCGGCGATCAGTTGCTGACCCAGCTGGCGACGATGATGAGCGAGCACCTGCGCGGCGGCGACGTGCTCGCGCGCCTGGGCGGCGACGAGTTCGGCGTGCTTGCCACCGAGGTCCACGACCTGGCCGGCGCCACCCTGGTTGCCGAGCGTCTGCGCGAGCACATCGACGGCTACGTGTTCGTCTGGGAGCAGCGTACCTACACCATTACCGCCAGCATCGGCGGGGTCATGCTGGATCGCCCCAACACCACGCTCAAGGACTTGCTGTCGCAGGCCGACACCGCCTGCTACATGGCCAAGGAAAGCGGCCGCAACCGCGTGCATTTCTATTCCGAGCACGACGACGATGCCGCGCGCCGGCGCAGCGAGATGGAATGGGCCAACCGCCTGCGCTGGGCCATCGACGAGGGCCGGCTGCTGCTGAAGTACCAGGAGGTCTGGCCGTTGTCGGACGAAGCCGAGACCGGCCTGCATCTGGAGCTGCTGCTGCGCTTCCGCGACCAGGAAGGCCGGCTGGTGGTGCCCGGCGCCTTCATTCCCGCGGCCGAGCGCTACGGGCTGATGCCGATGCTGGACCGCTGGGTGATCGAGACCGCGCTGGCCAACTTCGACCGCCTGCACCCCAACGGCGCCAAGCTGCGCACGGCCACGATCAACCTGTCCGGCGCCAGCATTGAGGACGAGACTCTGGCCGACCTGATCCTGGCGCTGCTGCGCAAGCACGAGGTCGCGCCGGAGCGGGTCTGCTTCGAGATCACCGAGACGGTGGCGGTGCGCAACCTGGCCCAGGTCGCGCGCTTCATCGAGCGCCTGCGCGCGGTGGGCTGCCGTTTCGCGCTGGACGATTTCGGCGCCGGCATGTCCTCGTTCGGCTATCTGAAGAACTTGCCGGTGGACATCATCAAGATCGACGGCGCCTTCATCCGCGACCTGCTCACCGATCCGATGAGCCACGCCATCGTCAAGGCGGTGACCGACATCGGCCACCAGCGCGGGCTGAAGGTGATTGCCGAATGGGTGACCAGCGACGAGATCCTGCTGGAGCTGGGCGCGATGGGCGTGGACTACGCTCAGGGCTACGCCCTGCACCAGCCCGAGCCGGTGCCGTTCCACCGGCGCTGA
- a CDS encoding PilZ domain-containing protein translates to MSEEFRRTRRRRVDDAVQVVDTMTDTVIGQLSNLSETGMLLIANTPLVDDGLYQLRFSLRDAPHRASPIEVGAHLLWQDRTSMPGQTWSGFRFITMLESEMLQLRQWLDSPGGTYD, encoded by the coding sequence ATGAGCGAGGAATTCCGCCGCACCCGCCGCCGCCGCGTCGACGACGCCGTGCAGGTGGTGGACACCATGACCGACACGGTGATCGGCCAGCTCAGCAACCTGTCGGAAACCGGCATGCTGCTGATCGCCAACACCCCGCTGGTGGACGACGGCCTGTACCAACTGCGCTTCAGCCTGCGCGACGCACCGCACCGCGCCTCGCCGATCGAAGTCGGCGCCCATTTGCTATGGCAGGACCGCACCAGCATGCCCGGCCAGACCTGGAGCGGCTTCCGCTTCATCACCATGCTGGAAAGCGAGATGCTGCAGCTGAGGCAGTGGCTGGATTCGCCGGGCGGGACGTACGACTGA